In one Planctomycetia bacterium genomic region, the following are encoded:
- a CDS encoding glycosyltransferase family 39 protein, translating to MAQALNSSTSEKSAFQLGWQGIGIILLYGVTLLIGYHLSQRTLTMHEVIFAQPAKEMLASGDFLVPRVGGVVFGDKPLLTMWLMAASIELTGSLDEWVVRLPSSLAALLTAVVIGMTAARWFGKRVGILAGLAQLTSYYVLQMATLAESDMLLICSVTLAICFFAWVQIPSPIGQVQGRWTPWVFGFLVGLTFMIKGPIGVVFIGLTVGSWMVLNRQWSLLRFFFHPGGLLVFLLMALPYPLLSGLRYPPILDEWLLHNWGRFKGDLTQVENREPLWFYFLNLPMVLLPWTPCLIIALMDRKVWKHPMVWLALCWFLPGVLFLSCSAWKWKHYMSPLLPGLTIIAAVGLERWLYVTSQVLQRYWRPLMLGTLLLGIAGVAVIYKTNPLGELPIAILVSVASISAMVVMELNYRKLHRWSVPALFTMIWMMIAGVFIWVLPVHDHCRVQVEFADRINQRQELDKPLHLVNLSYHQIIYYLKKPIVRLDKIKQFQSLAEHIDDDKYVLIKQKDISEIQSLGMVQPLDSCPNTRRKTGPGDNLVLVRLQTVLPAQFNVNP from the coding sequence ATGGCCCAGGCATTGAATTCGTCAACTTCCGAGAAGAGTGCTTTTCAATTGGGTTGGCAGGGAATCGGCATCATCCTGTTGTATGGTGTCACACTTCTCATCGGCTATCATCTCAGTCAGCGCACTCTTACGATGCATGAAGTCATCTTCGCACAACCAGCCAAGGAAATGCTGGCGAGTGGCGATTTTCTGGTGCCCCGCGTTGGTGGTGTCGTGTTTGGCGACAAACCTCTTTTGACCATGTGGCTGATGGCGGCATCGATCGAACTCACTGGCAGTCTGGATGAATGGGTGGTTCGCTTGCCCAGCAGCCTGGCTGCATTACTGACTGCTGTAGTCATTGGCATGACAGCGGCTCGCTGGTTTGGTAAACGCGTTGGCATTCTCGCTGGTCTTGCTCAGTTGACGAGTTACTACGTGCTGCAGATGGCAACACTCGCAGAGTCAGACATGCTGCTAATTTGCTCGGTGACACTTGCCATTTGCTTTTTCGCCTGGGTGCAGATTCCCAGCCCCATCGGGCAAGTGCAGGGGAGATGGACACCCTGGGTGTTCGGGTTTCTGGTCGGTCTGACATTCATGATCAAAGGCCCGATTGGAGTTGTCTTCATTGGACTGACGGTTGGCTCGTGGATGGTGCTGAACCGCCAATGGTCGCTGTTACGATTCTTCTTTCATCCGGGCGGCTTGCTGGTGTTTCTGCTGATGGCTTTGCCCTATCCACTTTTATCAGGTTTGCGATATCCACCCATTCTGGATGAGTGGTTGCTGCACAACTGGGGGCGATTTAAGGGCGACTTGACGCAGGTGGAGAACAGGGAACCACTCTGGTTTTACTTTCTGAATCTGCCGATGGTCTTGCTGCCCTGGACACCGTGTCTGATTATCGCATTGATGGATCGCAAAGTGTGGAAGCATCCGATGGTCTGGCTCGCACTGTGCTGGTTCCTTCCTGGAGTTTTGTTTCTCAGTTGTTCTGCCTGGAAATGGAAGCATTACATGTCGCCATTGCTTCCTGGGCTGACCATCATAGCTGCAGTGGGTCTGGAAAGATGGCTCTATGTCACCAGCCAGGTTTTGCAGCGCTACTGGCGACCTCTCATGCTGGGAACGCTGCTGCTTGGCATTGCAGGCGTGGCAGTAATTTACAAAACTAATCCCCTCGGAGAGTTACCGATTGCTATTCTGGTGAGTGTGGCCTCGATCAGTGCCATGGTCGTGATGGAACTGAATTACAGAAAGTTGCATCGCTGGTCAGTTCCTGCGCTATTCACCATGATCTGGATGATGATTGCCGGTGTGTTCATCTGGGTACTGCCTGTGCATGATCATTGTCGGGTGCAGGTGGAATTTGCGGATAGAATCAACCAGAGACAGGAACTCGATAAGCCGTTGCACCTGGTAAATTTGAGCTATCACCAGATCATTTACTATCTGAAGAAACCCATTGTACGTCTCGATAAGATCAAGCAGTTTCAATCGCTTGCTGAGCATATCGACGATGATAAATATGTGCTGATTAAGCAGAAGGACATCAGTGAGATTCAGTCACTGGGCATGGTGCAACCCCTCGATAGCTGCCCTAATACACGCAGAAAAACAGGGCCAGGCGACAACCTGGTGCTGGTACGGCTCCAGACAGTATTACCAGCTCAATTCAATGTTAATCCATAG
- a CDS encoding ATP-dependent Clp protease proteolytic subunit, with amino-acid sequence MPTSRKKTIPEFALIGDVDDWEAELTKELIQLKPGSECIFHIDSAGGSVYGAMAILSLIRLRKLKVTCYVLGECSSATVLIFAASQKRWVTPYSTLLFHRMRWESDKRVDSIEARHWATHFEQLEEELLDLEVKLLGNISKQLVRSWINEGRFITGRQVAEAGLARLQELT; translated from the coding sequence ATGCCCACATCTCGCAAGAAGACTATCCCGGAATTCGCCCTCATTGGTGACGTTGACGACTGGGAAGCGGAACTCACCAAGGAGTTGATCCAACTCAAGCCAGGCAGTGAGTGCATCTTCCATATCGACTCAGCAGGTGGTTCCGTTTATGGTGCTATGGCTATCCTTTCACTGATACGACTGCGCAAACTCAAGGTAACCTGTTATGTGCTGGGAGAATGTTCATCAGCAACAGTACTGATTTTCGCTGCCTCCCAAAAGCGCTGGGTGACTCCCTATTCCACGCTGCTGTTTCATCGGATGCGCTGGGAAAGTGATAAACGGGTGGACAGCATTGAAGCAAGACATTGGGCAACTCATTTCGAACAGCTCGAAGAAGAACTGCTCGATCTTGAAGTCAAGCTGCTGGGCAACATCTCCAAGCAACTGGTACGCTCGTGGATCAACGAAGGGCGATTCATCACCGGCAGACAGGTGGCTGAGGCAGGTCTGGCTCGACTCCAGGAACTGACCTGA